In Hevea brasiliensis isolate MT/VB/25A 57/8 unplaced genomic scaffold, ASM3005281v1 Scaf149, whole genome shotgun sequence, the following are encoded in one genomic region:
- the LOC131176516 gene encoding uncharacterized protein LOC131176516 yields MAHLKRVTPIDWRMVATRVISQGYLDSLDEESEARASKANKNAQPTTHSRVEMGKCGMDFVMGLLVASNKYDSIWIIVEKLTKMAYFIPVRANYFVNKLVQVYVVEMIKLHRALVAIVSDRGPKFTSRFWCRLQNELSARLDFSMAFHP; encoded by the exons ATGGCCCATCTTAAAAGAGTTACACCAATTGATTGGAGAATGGTTGCAACTAGAGTTATCAGCCAAGGATACCTAGATAGCTTAGATGAAG AGAGTGAAGCTAGAGCATCAAAAGCTAACAAGAATGCTCAACCCACTACCCATTCCAGAGTAGAAATGGGAAAATGTggcatggattttgttatgggattACTAGTCGCTTCCAACAAATATGACTCGATATGGATTATAGTGGAGAAGTTGACCAAGATGGCTTACTTCATTCCTGTTAGAGCTAACTACTTTGTGAATAAGTTGGTTCAGGTGTACGTGGTAGAGATGATAAAGTTACATAGAGCTCTAGTAGCAATAGTCTCTGATAGAGGACCAAAGTTCACATCAAGGTTTTGGTGCCGTCTTCAAAATGAATTAAGCGCCAGGTTAGACTTCAGCATGGCCTTTCATCCTTAa